DNA sequence from the Fragaria vesca subsp. vesca unplaced genomic scaffold, FraVesHawaii_1.0 scf0513018, whole genome shotgun sequence genome:
aaaaaaaaaaaaaaaaaaacctgatTTTTAGATATCGACCTTCATATCATCATAAAGATACTCACACTTTGGTTTCTGGTTTGTGGTCGTACAAATTTATCGATCTTTGCATCGAATACTCATAAATTacatcaagaaaaagaaaaaccataaTTCGGCCCACAAAACCATAAGCCATGTGTGTCTGGTTTTCTGGATAGTTGCAACTATTGCAGCCCACTATGCACTAACCTCTCTCTGCCGGCTGGATCCAAcaccaaataaaataataatatcccTCCTCGGGTACCGCGCCCTAATTTTGAAATGCTTTTATTTCCCGCCGGAGCGGGTAAGTCCCCGTATTACTCTGTCACGCGACTCGTCACACGTAACCTACTCCTTCACATCCAACCACCAACTATCAAAAAAGTCAACCAAGAATCATTGACCTAAAGACAAGCGATCAACATGAGTGGACTGATTAGGTTTACAGTACGCCCTGGTCCACCCAATCACACCCAATTTTGAATTATCCCGCGCGATTTTAAATACTTTCCACTACGGAATTATCCCATAAATcccaaattttttaatttatttccttcttctcgtttctttaatattttaaaaactaAGAGAAGCCaaagagttgaagaagaagaagaacacagaGAGACTCGGAGACTGGAATTTTGGGGTAAACCCTACCGGAGCTTCTTGAAGATGAGCGCAATGAAGGGACCACTGGAAAGGCTTCACCTAAGTGAAAGCCACCACCAATCGCCGTTCCCCGATTCCGACCCAGCTCGATTCCAGACCCTTCTGGACTCCGCGGCCTCCGACCCCACTCTTCCTTATTCTTCCTCTCTCGGTGCTGACGTGGATCCCAGTTCGGACGACAAGGATGGCGGCATTCTCAGCCAGGACTTCTTCTGGTAAGTTTCTGCATCGTTTAGCTGGATGATTTGATTCTTGATAGTATTTGATTTAAGATATCAGTAAGAGGAACTTATTGAGGCTCTGATGAATACAGCACTCCGGATTATATCACCCCGGAAAATCAGAATAATACGTTCAACGGATTTGACTGCACTAAGGTAATTATTTACTTAAATTCGAagctatttattttattttcaaatatttaaaaacttgtattgTACAGGAAAACATCCCATGCCCCAAATCCCCGGAGAAAACTACGCTCAAATCCAAGAGGCGTCGACAGGGACATTGTAAGACTAGATTGTAAAATTTACTGTTTATTGCTTTTTCATTGACtaaattgtgttttgtttgatgaCAAAGCTATTGGGTAATGTGGGTTTTTGGCAATTGGGTTTAGTGATTGAGCATTCATGGTTTATGCAGATGTTATCTCATCGAATCCTCTTAGCCCCACTTTGTTCGGGAATCAGGAGGTAGGAAAAGATGCAATTGGGATAGAAGATATAGAGATAGAGAACACAACAGTAAGTGAAGTGCGGAAGACAACAAACTATGTATCCCAATCTGCAGTGGCTTTACGCTGCCGGGTTATGCCGCCTCCATGCTTTAAGAATCCATATCTAAAGGATGATTCACAGATGGATATTGATCCTTTTGGCAATCAAAGATCGAAATGTGCAGGTACTCTTTTGTCAGTTTTCAAAGAGGTGTTGTTCACTATAATAGTATGAAGACATGACTAGAAAACCTTTACTGCATTTCCAATGTGCTAATGGAACTGAAGGGTTGTTGTTTGCTGCTAAAGATACCGGGTTTTCAATCGTCATATTCTAATCATATTATGATGCAATGTCCAGCTTTCTTACCTGCAATGAAGGATGGAAATGGCCTTTCACGTTATTGTGCTGATTTTCATGAGATAGAGGTATATATTGAATCCCACAAATTTCAACAATCGATAACCATTGTTTTGAATTGAATGTAAATTGTTAGTTTCTTAACAGcttggttaatttttttttttgggctcTTCTTTTTCAGCAAATCGGGACTGGGAACTTCAGTCATGTTTTTAAAGTCTTGAATCGAATTGATGGTTGCTTGTATGCTGTGAAACAAAGCATTAGTCAATTGCATCTGGACACAGAAAGGTTGCTTACTCATGCTTTAGGTATATCTTTCGTTTATTAAAGctattttgtttcatgatgCATTGGTTATTTGTATACTTTACAGGAGAAAAGCTTTGATGGAAGTTCAATGCTTAGCAGCTCTGGGTATGCTTTTCTTTactattttgtatttgttcTTTCATCTATTTCTACTATATCAAtatcttttacttgttttaACTCGTTGTCTTGTTTCAGGATCCCATGCAAATATTGTTGGGTACTACACTTCTTGGTTTGAAAATGAGAAGCTCTACATTCAGATGGAGCTATGTGATCACAGCTTATGTGTAAACAATATTTCCAGACCTTTCACAGAGGGAGAGGTTTTAGTAGCCTTGTATCAGGTTTGTGTGATTTTATTGACAAGTTTCTGAGCTGAAACTTCATAATAACCCATGCAATATACTGTAAACATAAACTGGCACCAAATCTACTCCTAGATATCACATAGAAGTATTCATTTTTACCACATGGCAGAACTCATAGACCTTCACTTTTCAAAGACGTAGACAAGATTGCTAGGTAAACATAGGTTTTCTTGTTCTCTATGATGAAGGTTCATATTGAAATCCAAACTTTTCTATGCCTAATTCCAAATTCGTTCCTTATCATCACCTGAACATATGTTATTCCCCTGACATGTATATGATGTTTTACGTGTTCAGCTTTGGTTATGATCTCTAGGCtttggttgtttgattgtAGAGACAGTATCATAAATGGATGTTACAGTGATGTTGCATCTATTGGCTAGTATGCAGATTGTAGAGGAAATGAGAACAGATGAGGAAGTCAGGGTTGAAAGAAGAGAGATGAAACATAGGAATAGCAAAAGATAGACTAAGGTTGGCAGGGAAAATTATCCGAGGGGAGAAGCTAACCAACAATgatgttgtttcttttattcGAGTATGATAATAATGTTTACAATTACAATTTATAGAACCCTACTCTTAAATAGCAATACTAACACTGACATTAGAAACCCAAGATAAATAGGCCTGAGCATAATTGACATGATAGATATAAATTAAAAACTTTACAGGTATGAAAGGATCAGTAGTCCATTCTGCTGCACTGCACATGATTAACAAGAAATAATGTAACATATTCACATCACAGAATCAGGCATGCATGCACATATACAGAGTCCTTGACATTTATGTACTGTTCTTTAGTCTTTCAAGCTTTCGGCTTCTGTTGACATGTACAAGTTTCtgatatacaaatatatacagattGCCAAGGCATTGCAGTTTATGCACAAGAGAGGAATAGCTCACTTGGATGTAAAACcagataatatatatgcaaaagatGGTATTTATAAGCTTGGTGACTTTGGATGTGCAACTCTACTTGATAAAAGCCTTCCAATTGAAGAGGGTGATGCTCGCTATATGCCTTCAGAGATCCTGAATGAGAAACATGACTATCTTGACAAGGCTGATATCTTCTCATTGGGAGTTGCTATATATGAGCTTATTAGAGGTTCACCTTTACTAGTAGACGGACCTCAAACCGTAAAtcttaagaaaggaaaattgcCACTGCTCCCCAGTTACTCCTTGCAACTTCAGAACTTGCTCAAGGTACTCTTTTCCTTTAGTTGTTGGCTTTCCTTTATGATTGTGAAGTTGTCACTCGTGTAGTTCTTCTGCTAAGGTATGAACTTGTCCTTCAGTATGTGTGATTTGAGAAAATACTTGAACACAAATTTTTATCTTCTCTTTTGCTATAACTTTTATTCTGAATCTTGAAATGAGAAATCAAATGCTGTTTGTTGATAAAAGCCGCCCCATATCATAGATTCCAGTAAAATCTTTTATGCAGTATGGTATTCTGAAAATTGCAAGTAGTTATGGAACTTATGGGATATGAAACTCTGCAGTCTGCATGTTGCTTCGTATGTAGTAATGTTGGATACAGTTAAGCTTATTTCTAAGAAATCTGTTTCAAAAGAAGATGCATTTAGTATCATACTATTCTTAAGTTGGTTTAGTCTAATAAAAAGGACAATGTGATGGAGTTGCTGATTGCATcatattgtttgaatttcagaTCATGTTGGATCCAAATCCAGACTTGAGACCATCAGCTAAAGAGTTGGTTGAACATTCAATTTTCCACAGAAAAAATGCATGGGCATAGGACAACTACgattgaaaattgaagagaTTGGGGTATTGTATTATAGTGTGTCATCCTTTTGTGTCAGCCAGCCGAGTGAAATGGGCAGAGTAGGTGAATGACCAATTTTGTATCTATAATTCCCCCTCATGTATTAATATGCACGTAATTTCCTCCTAATGTGCATTATTTTTGTGAATACTGAGGATTCCTTGGTCATGTACTCAAGTTTATGTGCTGATGATGGAAAAATTTCTAGTCCTTTGCTGGGTGACTTCTCTCTAATATGATTCTCTTTCCTTGATCGTGCAATAAGACTGTTCTACACAGACCGTTGTGGACTAGTGTACTATGATTATATCAACTCAAGTTAACAATTTAATGCTTTCCCTGGTTCCACTTTGCACTTGGAGATAGAAATCACAGAGGGGATACATGTAAGGGTAATCCCACAAGAACAACTAGTTAATAATTGTGTATGCAAAATAAGGGAGTTTAATGAGAACCATTAAAAcgaggactagttgaggatTTTCTTGTACTTTAAGTTAACGCATATCTTATTCCACGTACAAGTTTTCAGAACACCTTCTAAACCAACATGAAGTGAGGTATCAAGATCGGATGTTCTAGACTAGGACTTTCGGCAATTTGGAATTTGATATCAAGTTAAAACGATCAATACGACCAAAAGTTTGTGTTAGCGAGTGATTGGCTAGTCGATTGGATAACTTTCTTAAGGATCTCATGCCTGAGCATCATGTTAACAATCTATCACAGCCGTCTATAAGAGAAAAGTCGAACTGCATAATCCAAATTTACATTATTTGTTGAATTCAGGTGTGAAAAactgtccagaatttgtagcAATTGACTACAAGTTTTCGATGCCAAACAGAAATACACGTAGCTAATTTGTTCTTGAGCTGGAATATTCTCGCATGGTGAAATATGTGCTTCTGAACAACAAGGAATACAACAACCACGATGACGACGATTGCTATTAATTAGACTATTCCTTCTGTTTGAATTTTGTGAGCTAATTAACAAGTCAACAACACCGATTTTACGCGTAAATACTGTGTGATCTGTATCTAATAAGGATCATCAGAGTCTTATGTTATTCAATTAGAGCATGCTGATTGTTATGTTTTGCTTGCTAAAAAGTTTCAATGATTGTTACAGGTACCTGAAATTGAACTTTTTATAAGAGTCATGTTCATGATTTACTTAGTGTATCTTGCATTTGGTTCTTGTGGATGCTTAACCGGCAACCAGAGGCAACTAGATTAGTCGAAATGACATAGATTAAGCAGAACTTATTGGACTGGTAGAGACTGAGAAGTACTGGATTAGTGATATAGATATAGCTGCTGTTGTTTGTTGTGATGGCaagatttaaagttttatatatactaatcaATCTGATTATCATAACTTAGAAATTAGAATATATGCTAATTAGTTGTGACAAAATTAGAGTATATATTGGTTAATCAATAATTACTATTTGTTAGCAGACAGAAGCCACATGCATGGTGTCTGGGGTTTAGCAGCTAAACATTTGCTTAGCAACGATTATATTACGCTAATGTCGAACTGATGATTCTGATtagatataaatatatataggtagGTTGTTCTTGTCCCCAAGGAGTTGAGCAGATTAATTGGTTAATCAATTTTCTACTGATTAATATTCTTTGTTACTGAATAATGTCATAACAAAGCGCGCAATTATTTTAGATTATGATATTTTAACGAAAAGACTTTCGAAGTAATTTGATTACTCTAGGTTCCTAATCCGATGTGAtataatctttgttttttaatgaaattgtcgATAAAAAATTAACACATTTAAAACATACAGAAATAGTAAGTAGTACAACGAAAATCAAGCAAATTAAGGCAAGCTAATTCGTGTTGAATAGTATTCTTGAACTCAACAAACAACTTGACATGCTTAactaaaaatggaaaactaACAAAGCTGGTAAACTCAAACTCGAGAATCATGAACTAGAACCACATCTTGATCGATCATGAGATTCACTAGAATGGTCAAAAACTTTGTAAATGAAACTGAAACGTGCCTTGAACTTTCCTCACACGTATTACACACAACTAATAACGTGAAAATTAGGAACTTCATTTCTGTTCGTGGTCAATATAATATAACAAGCTAGGTATCTTGACCAGAATATTCAGATCGGGTTGTAAGAAATTACCAGAAAACAATCATCGAAAAATGACACCCAGTGCAATCTGATTGGCTCAAgtaatatatagagagagagtagaCTCAGTAGAGCATATGCATTATATAGTATTTTTGGGTTGCCCTAGAGTCAAACAGTTGAAGCCTTTCCCAGTTTCGTGTGATGGAatctggtttagggttttagataAACAATACACATGCCGCTCGTGAGGATCGATAGCGACGATGACGACGACTAAAATGCTCGTGatcatctttttcttccatCACCTTAATTTGCACTAAGCTTACTTATGTATGGATTAACGTACAGTACTAAGCACATTAGCCAACAGTTAATGTTATTGAAGAAAACTGGACACAAAATCTTGTGGAAGTTTTCTGATATATTCTTGATTAACAGAAAGATTACAGATCTACTGTTTTTATGTAAGAGAGAGATGGAACTAATTGAAAAGCTATACAGTAGAAAGTGAAGTAAAGTAAAGATGTACAGTAAAAAGTAAGACTCAATAACCAAGGGACAAAAAGACCTCTCTACTtccaatactccccctcaagctgGATCAAGGGGATTCATTGAGCCAAGCTTGCCCAAGAGTCGATGGAATTGAGCAGCGGAAAGAGATTTGGTAAAGATGTCAGCCAATTGGTCTTGGCTGCGAATGTAGTGTGTATCAATAACCTTGGACTGAGCTTGAGCTCGGATATAATGACAATCGACCTCAATATGCTTGGTTCTCTCATGAAAGACAGGATTAGAGGCAATGTGCATTGCAGCTTGATTATCACAATAAAGAGATATGGGTTGGCTGCTAGGGGATCCCAAATCAAACAGCAATCCTTTCAGCCAAATAAGTTCACAAGCAGTGGAAGCCATAGCTCGATATTCAGCTTCGGCACTAGAACGAGCAACAACAGTTTGTTTTTTGCTTCTCCAACTAACCAAGTTACCACCTACAAAGGTACAAAAACCTGTAGTGGACTTACGATCAAGAGAATTTCCTGCCCAATCAGCATCTGTGTAGCCCATGATGTCAGTATGACTATTTGGTTTCATCAAGATTCCTCTCCCAACAGACCCTTTTAGGTAGCGAAGGATGGGCTTGACAATATGAAGATGAGCCATGGTAGGAGCATGCATGAACTGACTCACTATGCTTACTGCATAAGTTATATCAGGTTGAGTGATAGTAAGATAGATAAGTTTACCCACAAGCCTTTGATAAAAACTGATATTTGGGAGAGACTCACTAGAAACATTCAACTGAAACTTGTTGTAGAGGGGAGTGCTGGCAGGCCTGATATCCCACTTGCTGTCAAGGGGAGTGTTGGTAGGCTTGCTATCCCACATTCCTGCATCTTTCAACAGATCAAGAGTATACTTCCTTTGATTGAGAAACAACCCTTTGTGAGACGTGGCCATCTCTATACCCAGGAAATACTTAAGGAGCCCCAAATCCTTAATAGCAAACTTGCTATGAAGAGATTGTTTGAGAACATTAACTTCTTCAAGGTTATCACCTGtcacaatcaaatcatcaacataaataaGCACAACAAGCTTACTAGTTGAACCAATCCGAACAAATAGAGAGGAATCAACATTGCTCCTACGAAAACCAACTTCTTCAAGGACTGAACTAAACTTGGCATACCATGCACGAGGAGATTGCTTTAAGCCATAAATTGCTTTATGAAGTCTACACACCACATCTGGATCATGAGATTGAGAATGACCAGGAGGAAGCTTCATATACACCTCCTCTTCGAGATCACCATGTAAAAAAGCATTTTTTACATCCATTTGGTAAAGAGGCCAAGAATGGTTCACTGCAACTGATAGCAAAACCCTCACGGTACTCATTTTCGCAACAGGAGCAAAGGTCTCCTTGTAGTCTACTCCATAGGTTTGAGTAAACCCACGAGCTACCAATCGTGCCTTGTATCTATCCACACTCCCATCAGAATGAAAATTGGTCTTGTAAACCCATCTACTACCAACAGCCTTCTTCCCTTTAGGAAGCCTTACCACACTCCAtgtcttattttcattaagGGCATGAAGCTCATCAACCATAGCTTGCTTCCACACATCATGATTATTGGCTTCTTCAAAACTTTGAGGTTCGTGATTATTATCAAGAGTACTCAAAAAGGCAGAGTGAGCAGAAGAGAACCTTTTATAAGAAATGAAGACAGTCATTAGATACCTCGTAGCATATGTCACATAATCCTTAAGTTTTGCTGGAGGACCTCGTACTCGCGTAGGATTTCTACGAGGTACAACTGGAGGAGAAAGAAGCGGCTCAACAACAGGTTGCACATGTAATTCAGATTGATCAACATCTGGATCAAGAGGCACTGCCTGAACTTCTGAAATTGGAGCAGTAGGATGAGAAGATTGACTGGAATCCCTAACAACTGGATGACTGAAACTTGAAGCTGGAACTGAAGCAGTAGGATGGAAAGGATGTCTACTATCCTCATCGACAGGAAGATTAGGTGTTGGAAATAGATCAAATAAAGGCTCCCCTTGACTGTAACCATCTGATTTCCCAGCAAAGAAAGGACTATTCTCATCAAATCTAACATCCCTGGAAACAATGATCTTGTTAGAGGAGGGGCTGTAGCATTTGTATCCTTTTTGAGTTGATGAATACCTAaaaaacacacatttttcAGCCCGATGATCAAGTTTCCCTCTTTTATTAGCTTGTATGTGAACGAAGCACACGCAGCCAAACACTTTCAGGTGAGAAATGTCAATCTTCCTTCCTTTCAACACTTCAAGAGGAGATTTACCACCAAGCACTCTACTAGGCAACCGATTGATGAGATAAGTGGCAGTGAGCACACTTTGAGACCAAAACTGCTTAGGCACATTCATTTGGAACATCAGAGCTCTTGTTTTCTCCAAAAGATCCCGATTCTGTCTCTCAGCAATGCCATTTTGCTGAGGCGTACCAACACAACTAGTCTGATGTAGAATTCCATTTGTGCTCAAGTATTGTGACATGCTATTGGACATATACTCAGAGCCATTATCAGATCTTAAAATTTGAATGTGAGATGAAAATTGGGTGTTGACAAGTTTATGAAAGTCTTTGAAGACATTAAAAACTTCACTTTTGAATTTAAGAAGATACAACCAAGTAATCCTtgtaaaatcatcaacaaagattATGAAATACTTAAAACCATCATGTGACTCAAGAATAGGACCCCAAAGGTCAGAATGAACAATTTCAAAGGGTTTATGAGCCCTTGATAGAGAATTTGGAAAAGGCAATCTAGAAGATTTTGACAAATGACAAACATCACATTGTTTGTCTGATTTGCACATATTTGGAAACAAACATGACATGACTTTTTCAGATGGATGAGCCAGACGTTGGTGCCATAGATTATGATCTTGTATAGAACTTAAGCCAACTTGAAACTCCTAGACGCAAAAGAAGTTTTGGACAAATAGTAAAGACCATTCAAAAGGAAGCCTTCACCAATTGTTTTCTTGGTGATGATATCTTGGAATATGACATTATAAGgagaaaatataacaagaCATTTTAATGTATTTGTAATTCTTCCAACAGATAAAAgctgaaaaggaaaagaaggaaCATACAGAGCAACTGACTCTATAAGATTAGAAAGCAATgcaatttttccttttcccaaAACAGAGGCACCATGGCCATTTGCAAGAGACACTCTTGAAGGAATGGGCAATTGTTTGAAATCATGTaaactttgaagtttgtttgtCATATGATCCGTAGCTCCTGAGTCTATAATCCAATAATTATTCTCAGCACAAACAGTGAGAGCAGTGGACAAAGTTGATAGAGTACCTGAAGCTTCTTCATGTGAACCAAAATCAGTTTCTgtaagaaacccagaaaattgtTTAAGGATTGCAGAGTGGCTTTCTCTCCCAGACATATTCTCTTCTTCGCATCTGGTCTGTATCTGCTTCTTGCTGAGATAGGCAACAAACTCATTCCATATGCTTGTAAGATTACCCAGGCGTTTCACAGAAGGCTTACCTTCTGGTTTATTCACCTCCATAGATCTAAAACACCGATTTGGATTCATTCCAACATCGGAGACAGATGAGGGTACAAAAAACCTCTCAACAGATCTCTCTTCCATAACAGGatgaagaaatcagaaaaagaaatcagagGAAAAAGACTCTGAATAAATTTCTCTTCCacagaggaaagaagaaatcagaTATAATCAAGAAGAGATACAGAGACAGGCCTTGGAttcctgctctgataccatgaagAAAACTGGACACAAAATCTTGTGGAAGTTTTCTGATATATTCTTGATTAACAGAAAGATTACAGATCTACTCTTTTTATATAAGAGAGATGGAACTAACTGAAAAGCTATACAGTAGAAAGTAAAGTAAAGTAAAGATGTACAGTAAAAAGTAAGACTCAATAACCAAGGGACAAAAAGACCTCTCTACTTCCAATAGTTATAGTAGTAAACACTCCTCCCCAATCCTTACACCaatatccaaaactcctcttGATGGAAAGGAAATGTTAAGAAAGTGCAAAACATGAACAATTAAGTTATTAATTAAACAAGTTTGTCGATCGATAGGCtacaacaaattaaatatattATGATGAGTTGAATTCATGACCTCTTACttacaaaaaatattagaCCAA
Encoded proteins:
- the LOC101310282 gene encoding wee1-like protein kinase-like, whose amino-acid sequence is MKGPLERLHLSESHHQSPFPDSDPARFQTLLDSAASDPTLPYSSSLGADVDPSSDDKDGGILSQDFFCTPDYITPENQNNTFNGFDCTKENIPCPKSPEKTTLKSKRRRQGHYVISSNPLSPTLFGNQEVGKDAIGIEDIEIENTTVSEVRKTTNYVSQSAVALRCRVMPPPCFKNPYLKDDSQMDIDPFGNQRSKCAAFLPAMKDGNGLSRYCADFHEIEQIGTGNFSHVFKVLNRIDGCLYAVKQSISQLHLDTERRKALMEVQCLAALGSHANIVGYYTSWFENEKLYIQMELCDHSLCVNNISRPFTEGEVLVALYQIAKALQFMHKRGIAHLDVKPDNIYAKDGIYKLGDFGCATLLDKSLPIEEGDARYMPSEILNEKHDYLDKADIFSLGVAIYELIRGSPLLVDGPQTVNLKKGKLPLLPSYSLQLQNLLKIMLDPNPDLRPSAKELVEHSIFHRKNAWA